A stretch of Bacteroidota bacterium DNA encodes these proteins:
- a CDS encoding PHP domain-containing protein encodes MTNKDIGKILKNTAAMIDLTGGNPYRSRAMANAARNIERAEETVVQLAEAGNLKSIRGIGDGLADQINEIIATGTFQAREDLIGAIPAGLMEILRIKGLGAKKVRTLWQKLGVTTIKELEEMATTGQLATVDGFAEKTQANVLANIQLLKKYVTRRRYADLYRLIETVPDMLKALPAVSDAAFAGEIRRKMETVGEVILVVASDDATVVGEALTPWLDAPATHDASANALSATVADGIPCRVLLVDTEAYGTALWEQTGNDNHVKAFMAQHGSPASGATENSIYEAAGLAFIPPELREGEGELEAAANKTLPALIIADELNGTLHNHSTYSDGAHTLQQMADRAYDMGLSYFGICDHSQSLVVAHGLAAERVAEQQEEIGRLNAQYVTEKERPFKIFSGIESDILNDGALDYTDDVLASFDFIVASVHTRLNMPEDEATARVLKAVENPYTSILGHPTGRILLVREGYSLDYDVILEACARNNVAIELNASPYRLDLDWRYIRKATQMGILISINPDAHAMDGLHDMHWGTEVARKGWLTTDQCLNAMPLADFETWLAAQKAKRPA; translated from the coding sequence ATGACGAACAAGGACATCGGGAAAATTCTAAAAAACACGGCTGCCATGATCGATTTGACGGGCGGTAATCCCTATCGATCAAGAGCTATGGCGAACGCTGCGCGAAACATAGAACGCGCCGAAGAAACCGTTGTGCAACTCGCTGAAGCCGGCAACCTGAAATCAATTCGCGGTATTGGCGACGGGCTGGCAGATCAGATTAATGAAATTATTGCAACCGGGACGTTTCAAGCCCGCGAAGACCTTATTGGCGCGATCCCGGCCGGCCTCATGGAAATCTTGCGGATCAAAGGCCTCGGCGCAAAAAAAGTCCGTACCCTCTGGCAGAAACTTGGTGTCACAACCATCAAAGAGCTTGAGGAAATGGCAACCACGGGCCAACTGGCCACCGTGGATGGGTTTGCAGAAAAAACCCAGGCAAACGTGCTGGCCAATATTCAACTGCTCAAAAAGTATGTTACGCGGCGGAGGTATGCAGACTTGTATCGCCTGATCGAGACTGTACCCGATATGCTAAAAGCCTTACCGGCGGTGTCCGATGCGGCTTTTGCAGGAGAAATCCGGCGTAAAATGGAAACTGTTGGCGAAGTCATCCTCGTGGTAGCCTCGGATGACGCCACGGTTGTTGGCGAAGCCCTAACGCCCTGGCTAGACGCCCCGGCAACTCACGATGCATCCGCCAATGCCCTTTCTGCGACCGTGGCTGATGGTATTCCATGCCGGGTATTGCTGGTAGATACAGAGGCATATGGTACAGCCCTCTGGGAGCAAACGGGCAATGACAACCACGTAAAAGCATTCATGGCGCAGCATGGCAGTCCTGCCAGCGGTGCCACAGAAAACTCCATTTACGAGGCAGCCGGCCTGGCTTTTATTCCGCCTGAACTCCGCGAAGGTGAAGGAGAACTTGAAGCTGCTGCCAATAAGACATTGCCGGCGTTAATTATTGCGGATGAGCTAAATGGCACGCTGCACAATCACTCAACCTACAGTGATGGCGCCCATACGTTGCAGCAAATGGCTGATCGGGCTTATGATATGGGTCTCTCCTATTTTGGTATATGCGACCACAGCCAATCTCTTGTTGTAGCACATGGACTCGCAGCCGAACGCGTGGCGGAACAACAGGAAGAAATTGGCCGGCTCAATGCACAGTACGTAACTGAAAAAGAGCGTCCCTTTAAAATCTTCAGTGGGATAGAAAGCGATATCCTGAACGACGGAGCGCTAGACTACACAGACGACGTACTGGCCAGCTTTGACTTTATCGTGGCAAGTGTGCATACGCGGCTCAACATGCCCGAAGACGAAGCCACTGCACGCGTTTTGAAAGCGGTGGAAAATCCTTACACATCAATTCTTGGGCATCCAACAGGCCGCATTTTGCTGGTTCGTGAAGGATACAGCCTCGACTATGATGTTATCCTTGAGGCCTGTGCACGTAACAATGTTGCAATCGAATTGAACGCCAGTCCCTATCGCCTGGATCTCGACTGGCGATATATACGAAAAGCCACGCAAATGGGTATATTGATTTCAATCAATCCGGATGCGCATGCCATGGATGGATTACACGACATGCACTGGGGCACAGAAGTCGCCCGCAAAGGGTGGCTGACAACGGACCAGTGCCTGAATGCCATGCCACTGGCAGATTTTGAAACGTGGCTTGCCGCGCAAAAAGCCAAGCGGCCGGCCTAG
- a CDS encoding DUF4212 domain-containing protein, with protein MDKKQYWQKQIRRTVGLLIIWAVVAFGFSILGVNYFNQFDFNGIPFGFWMAQQGSIIIFVLLILAYTLLSERADKEAGL; from the coding sequence ATGGACAAAAAACAATACTGGCAGAAGCAAATCCGGCGGACCGTTGGCCTGCTGATCATCTGGGCTGTAGTTGCCTTCGGATTTAGCATCCTTGGCGTTAACTATTTCAACCAGTTTGATTTCAACGGCATACCGTTCGGCTTTTGGATGGCGCAGCAAGGATCTATCATCATCTTTGTTTTGCTCATTCTGGCTTATACGCTGCTGAGTGAACGCGCTGATAAAGAAGCCGGTCTCTAG
- a CDS encoding sodium:solute symporter family protein: MDIQSWTWVTVGVTFSLYLYIGYRSRVASTKGFYVAGQGVSAIANGAATAADWMSAASFISMAGLISFMGYDGSVYLLGWTGGYVLLALLLAPYLRKFGQYTVPDFVATRFYSKGARIVAAVAAMFVSFTYVAGQMTGVGVAFSRFLEVPLAIGVIIGMCIVAFFAVLGGMKGITYTQVAQYCVLIFAYTVPAIAIALLLTNNPIPQVAIGEILPKLNAIQTDLGLSAYSSPFANLSMLNVVCIALCLMAGTAGLPHVIVRFYTVKSVKAARWSAFWALLFIAILYTTAPAVAMFAKYYILEQYTALGPDFQDVEWVKSWAATGLITFPEGGPTSAQELLGGINRDIIVLATPEIASLPAFVVALVAAGGLAAALSTASGLLLVISSSLAHDIYGSIIKPDASDKQKLLVGRLMIFLAVILAGILGIYPLGFVAEVVAFAFGLAAASFFPIIVLGIFWKRANKQGAIWGMSLGLAFTFIMIVLMRAQNVIPGMEEPIIDSFLGINAQGIGVVGMLLNFAATIIISLMTNEPPQEVQDMVEEIRYPNEAPEAVDH; the protein is encoded by the coding sequence ATGGACATCCAAAGTTGGACATGGGTTACCGTTGGGGTGACCTTTTCTCTGTACCTGTATATCGGTTATCGAAGCCGCGTTGCTTCCACGAAGGGGTTTTATGTCGCCGGCCAGGGGGTTTCTGCTATTGCTAATGGTGCAGCCACGGCAGCTGACTGGATGAGTGCAGCGTCTTTCATCTCCATGGCGGGCCTCATTTCATTTATGGGATACGACGGCTCTGTGTACCTTTTGGGATGGACCGGGGGATACGTGTTGTTGGCCCTGTTGTTGGCGCCTTACCTCCGTAAATTTGGGCAATACACCGTCCCAGACTTTGTGGCTACCCGATTTTACTCGAAGGGTGCGCGTATTGTGGCGGCAGTTGCTGCGATGTTTGTGTCCTTTACCTATGTAGCCGGCCAAATGACTGGTGTGGGTGTTGCGTTTAGTCGGTTTTTGGAAGTGCCGCTGGCGATAGGCGTAATCATCGGGATGTGTATCGTAGCCTTTTTTGCTGTACTCGGTGGCATGAAAGGGATCACCTATACCCAGGTTGCGCAGTATTGTGTGCTGATTTTTGCGTATACGGTTCCTGCCATTGCCATTGCACTGCTGTTGACCAATAACCCGATCCCGCAGGTTGCCATTGGAGAAATTCTCCCTAAACTGAATGCGATTCAGACAGATCTTGGGTTATCGGCGTACAGTAGTCCGTTTGCTAATTTATCGATGCTCAATGTGGTGTGTATTGCGCTGTGTCTGATGGCGGGCACAGCGGGTTTGCCGCATGTGATTGTGCGGTTCTATACCGTGAAAAGCGTAAAAGCTGCCCGCTGGTCGGCTTTTTGGGCTTTATTGTTTATCGCCATCCTGTACACTACGGCGCCGGCTGTAGCCATGTTTGCGAAATACTATATCCTTGAACAGTATACCGCCCTTGGGCCGGACTTCCAGGATGTAGAGTGGGTCAAAAGCTGGGCGGCCACTGGCCTGATTACGTTCCCTGAGGGCGGGCCCACCAGTGCGCAAGAATTACTCGGGGGGATAAATCGAGATATCATTGTGCTTGCCACGCCGGAGATTGCCTCATTGCCGGCCTTTGTGGTTGCCCTCGTAGCTGCCGGCGGGTTAGCTGCAGCGCTTTCAACTGCTTCAGGGTTGTTGCTCGTGATTTCATCTTCGCTGGCACACGATATTTATGGCTCCATCATCAAACCAGATGCATCCGACAAACAAAAACTGCTGGTTGGTCGGTTGATGATTTTCCTGGCCGTTATTCTCGCCGGCATTCTTGGTATTTATCCACTTGGCTTTGTAGCAGAGGTAGTTGCATTTGCATTTGGACTCGCTGCAGCCTCGTTCTTCCCAATCATTGTCCTGGGTATCTTTTGGAAACGAGCCAACAAGCAGGGCGCCATTTGGGGCATGAGCCTGGGACTTGCGTTTACGTTTATTATGATTGTCCTGATGCGCGCGCAGAATGTAATTCCGGGCATGGAAGAGCCAATCATTGACTCTTTCCTCGGTATCAATGCACAGGGGATCGGGGTTGTGGGTATGCTGCTGAATTTTGCGGCGACCATCATCATATCCCTGATGACCAACGAACCACCGCAAGAGGTGCAGGATATGGTCGAAGAAATCCGTTACCCGAACGAAGCACCAGAAGCCGTCGATCACTAA
- a CDS encoding BadF/BadG/BcrA/BcrD ATPase family protein: MRGRHTLYVGIDAGGSKTLVAVHPTKAQPDADLPATIRYVEGSGINLKQKGMAQALAALHHIVIDALGTPTPDADVVIYAGISGAGRPADQHTLRDGLTSHLAAFNPHVAIVTDADLALLAAHQEQSGILFIVGTGSIVMARTRQGSVVRAGGWGRLIGDEAGGYRIGQAALAAVANAMDGGPATQLVEDLAAAKDISSPDALIDFVYAPQTSLQHIAPLVFATAERGDEVAGQLVHEQLASLTERLEWLYNRHPDIDQRLAFVGGLVKNAWFSKCLTAHVQTRYPDMFFVKPAVSPAQAALQAAMKLI; the protein is encoded by the coding sequence ATGAGGGGTAGGCACACCTTGTATGTGGGTATCGATGCCGGTGGATCAAAAACCCTTGTGGCCGTGCATCCAACCAAAGCACAGCCTGACGCTGACCTCCCCGCAACAATCCGCTATGTTGAAGGATCAGGCATCAACCTGAAGCAAAAAGGGATGGCACAAGCCCTTGCCGCTTTACACCACATTGTCATAGATGCCCTTGGCACACCAACACCGGATGCTGACGTTGTAATCTATGCCGGCATATCCGGCGCAGGCCGCCCAGCAGATCAACATACCCTCAGAGACGGCTTGACCAGCCACCTGGCAGCCTTCAATCCACACGTTGCCATCGTAACAGATGCCGACCTTGCGCTGCTTGCTGCACATCAGGAGCAGAGTGGCATCCTCTTCATTGTTGGGACGGGCTCTATCGTAATGGCACGGACGCGCCAAGGGTCAGTTGTGCGTGCCGGCGGCTGGGGACGACTGATTGGAGATGAAGCCGGCGGCTACCGCATAGGACAAGCCGCACTGGCTGCTGTGGCTAACGCAATGGATGGGGGGCCAGCCACGCAATTGGTTGAAGACCTTGCGGCTGCCAAAGACATTTCCTCACCAGATGCACTGATTGATTTTGTATATGCCCCACAAACCAGCCTGCAACACATTGCCCCACTGGTCTTTGCCACAGCAGAACGTGGCGACGAGGTTGCCGGCCAACTCGTCCACGAGCAACTCGCCTCGCTCACTGAACGCCTCGAATGGTTGTACAACAGGCATCCCGATATCGATCAGCGCTTGGCTTTTGTAGGCGGCCTCGTCAAAAATGCCTGGTTCAGCAAATGCCTGACAGCGCACGTCCAGACCCGGTATCCGGATATGTTCTTTGTCAAACCAGCCGTATCACCTGCTCAGGCAGCATTACAGGCAGCCATGAAGCTCATATAG
- a CDS encoding penicillin acylase family protein: protein MDRTPNFFFSLPGSRRGRKRSVSISWSYVATIVVLTLLTVGACGGLFWYLSFGFGAPPPQSVAVQGIRSPATISWRQSGLSKITTDNLDATAAAMGYAHAIQNPWQMMLWRQTAMGELSAWFGASLLSLDRFNKQLRFAAQAESTYEALPAEHQARLRAYANGVNRAIGKRRLMAHDDFAFLGADAAPWAPWHGLVVERLFAWLATDWDIDTSALDTAQAETWAQLIAADQALHEFLQVYDLAYSFTGSWDDGPKESGNSFFYQRLVYGATSTPIFQEINLAYNNQPDRLLVTLPGSLLLLASHSTPAKWAFLPRSTLAITPQTPGLPASTSHERITNRDGTEFLATFTHYPGLLSLAPTKPNDSTTYALNWPGFSIQTDVFESWQVLQNKPPAAYQLFTGDGLWQANNNMRILGSPQRVDSLASGGILMGNTQWMGYIAAHMDSLYTSLPAQLNPKIWPAACHNPWAAAYAPGFFAQIKDAPELQAPIYQDAITYLRNWDYSYASSSIGAAIFEGWLDQLGFSQAPARLNLADSLNTTQLRTTFQQTVDALDTAFGPDLSQWRLEQAQPVRRFYAAWVADSLYSADKTPLSVTNYAPLIFPGKGDVTTLCTGSFLSAENRPVSTAWESWETSRVEKHAWYWRKNVTPKSFLERYLISNRPSMEFRLHANEKTDNETQILPAS, encoded by the coding sequence ATGGATCGTACGCCAAATTTCTTTTTCTCATTACCCGGCTCGCGGCGTGGTCGTAAAAGATCCGTTTCGATCTCATGGTCTTATGTGGCAACGATTGTCGTACTAACTTTGCTCACTGTTGGCGCTTGTGGCGGCCTCTTCTGGTACTTGTCTTTTGGCTTTGGCGCTCCTCCCCCACAATCGGTGGCTGTGCAGGGCATCCGTTCGCCGGCTACCATCAGTTGGCGGCAAAGCGGCCTCTCCAAGATTACAACAGACAACCTGGATGCTACTGCCGCAGCTATGGGATATGCTCACGCAATCCAAAATCCGTGGCAAATGATGTTATGGCGGCAAACAGCCATGGGAGAGTTGTCTGCCTGGTTCGGCGCCAGTCTCTTAAGTCTCGACCGATTTAACAAGCAGCTTCGTTTCGCCGCTCAGGCGGAAAGCACCTATGAAGCCCTTCCCGCCGAGCATCAAGCACGCCTGCGTGCCTATGCAAACGGCGTAAACCGTGCAATTGGCAAACGCCGGCTCATGGCGCACGACGACTTTGCCTTCCTCGGTGCAGATGCAGCCCCCTGGGCGCCATGGCATGGGTTGGTTGTAGAACGCCTTTTTGCCTGGCTGGCAACAGACTGGGACATCGATACCTCTGCGCTCGATACCGCACAAGCCGAAACATGGGCCCAACTTATTGCAGCGGACCAGGCACTTCACGAGTTTCTTCAGGTTTATGATTTAGCGTATAGTTTTACCGGATCCTGGGATGACGGCCCAAAAGAATCAGGAAACAGTTTCTTCTACCAACGCCTGGTTTACGGTGCTACATCTACCCCAATATTTCAGGAAATCAACCTTGCATACAACAACCAGCCAGATCGCCTGCTGGTGACCTTGCCTGGCTCACTGTTACTCCTGGCATCGCACAGCACACCTGCCAAATGGGCTTTCTTGCCAAGAAGCACCCTTGCCATAACGCCACAAACTCCAGGTTTACCGGCAAGTACCTCACACGAGCGTATCACCAACCGTGACGGCACCGAATTCCTTGCAACCTTTACCCACTACCCGGGCTTACTTTCGCTTGCCCCCACAAAACCCAACGACTCGACAACCTATGCGCTCAACTGGCCCGGATTCAGTATACAAACTGACGTATTTGAATCCTGGCAGGTGCTACAAAACAAGCCACCGGCTGCATACCAGTTATTCACCGGAGATGGTTTGTGGCAAGCAAACAACAACATGCGCATCCTGGGCAGTCCCCAGCGTGTAGATTCACTGGCAAGTGGTGGTATTCTGATGGGCAATACGCAATGGATGGGCTACATCGCTGCCCATATGGATTCTCTCTACACAAGCTTGCCGGCCCAGCTTAATCCTAAAATATGGCCGGCTGCATGTCACAATCCATGGGCTGCCGCCTATGCACCAGGCTTTTTTGCGCAAATAAAGGATGCGCCCGAGTTACAGGCTCCCATCTACCAGGATGCCATCACATATCTCCGAAACTGGGATTACTCGTACGCTTCTTCCAGTATTGGCGCTGCCATTTTTGAAGGATGGCTTGATCAACTGGGATTCTCACAGGCGCCGGCGCGCCTCAACCTGGCCGATTCACTCAACACAACACAATTGCGGACCACGTTCCAGCAAACTGTTGATGCACTGGATACCGCGTTTGGCCCAGACCTGAGTCAGTGGCGCCTCGAACAGGCACAACCGGTGCGCCGCTTCTACGCCGCATGGGTTGCGGACTCACTTTACAGCGCAGACAAAACACCGCTTTCTGTTACCAACTACGCGCCGCTCATATTTCCGGGTAAAGGAGATGTAACGACCCTGTGTACCGGCTCATTCCTTTCAGCAGAGAACCGTCCTGTTTCAACAGCATGGGAGTCATGGGAAACGTCGCGAGTAGAAAAACACGCATGGTACTGGCGCAAAAATGTAACCCCGAAGTCATTCCTGGAAAGGTATCTCATTTCGAACCGGCCCAGCATGGAATTCAGATTACATGCCAATGAGAAAACTGATAATGAGACGCAAATCCTGCCGGCATCATGA
- a CDS encoding S24 family peptidase, whose amino-acid sequence MRLTSPPQAKDFPTFITAFLSAIDLEMELRRKSTSALAHRVDHTITVLGDSMVPEFCPGEVYHYIPTDHVFYDGVYVIMLDGCEMVKQVQRLPGGRLRVTSINERYAPFEVEETSPSIEVRGHSLHMAGGPDILFRSH is encoded by the coding sequence ATGCGCTTAACCTCCCCCCCGCAGGCAAAAGATTTCCCTACATTCATCACTGCATTTTTATCCGCGATAGATCTCGAAATGGAATTGAGAAGAAAGTCAACATCCGCACTGGCACACCGCGTAGACCATACAATCACCGTACTAGGCGACAGCATGGTACCGGAATTCTGCCCCGGCGAAGTCTACCATTACATCCCTACGGATCACGTTTTTTATGACGGGGTCTATGTAATTATGCTCGATGGCTGCGAAATGGTAAAGCAAGTACAACGTCTGCCTGGCGGCCGGCTGCGTGTTACCAGCATAAACGAGCGTTATGCACCATTTGAAGTAGAAGAAACGAGCCCTTCAATTGAGGTGAGAGGCCACAGCCTACACATGGCCGGCGGTCCAGATATCCTTTTCCGCTCACATTAG
- the acs gene encoding acetate--CoA ligase — MSSNDQLTAAYSGRSEKYDAPQAYKDKAYFGSMEAYQELYQQSIDDPEAFWAEQAKRIDWFEPFNKVKDVSYASDDVHIRWYEGGKLNASYNALDRHLATRGDQVALIFEPDDPDDEVLHITYAEMHAHVCRFANVLKKHGVKKGDRVTIYLPMIPEAAYAMQACARIGAVHSVVFAGFSPDSLADRILDCDSTVLITADQGVRGKKLVPLKVNADAALERCPDVSHVFVVQRTGNDINWVAGRDYWYHDEITTVDANCEPEVMDAEDPLFILYTSGSTGKPKGVMHTTGGYCVYTSLTHQYVFDYHDGDIFWCTADVGWITGHSYIVYGPLFNGATQVFFEGVPTYPDAGRFWDAVDRHKVNIFYTAPTAIRALMSKGDEFVTRSDRSSLRLLGTVGEPINPEAWRWYYEVVGKGGCPIIDTWWQTETGGIMITPLPGAVPQKPGSACLPFFGIAPEILDQEGNILEGATQGVLAIRDSWPGQMRTVYKNHKRFVETYFSTFEGKYFTGDGCRRDEDGYYWITGRVDDVLNVSGHRLGTAEVESALVSYDDVAEAAVVGFPHDIKGQGIYCYVTLNAGTKATDDLRATLIAHVRTQIGPIAKPDFIQFTNALPKTRSGKIMRRILRKIAANDHENLGDTSTLADPTVVESLVDSRLNR, encoded by the coding sequence ATGTCTTCAAACGATCAACTCACCGCAGCCTATTCCGGCAGATCTGAGAAATATGATGCCCCCCAGGCCTACAAAGACAAAGCCTATTTTGGCTCGATGGAGGCTTATCAGGAGTTATACCAGCAGTCTATTGATGATCCCGAGGCATTCTGGGCCGAGCAGGCAAAGCGAATTGATTGGTTTGAACCATTCAACAAAGTAAAGGACGTATCCTATGCCAGTGATGATGTGCACATTCGCTGGTATGAAGGGGGCAAGCTCAATGCTTCGTACAACGCGCTTGACCGACATCTGGCTACCCGAGGAGATCAGGTTGCATTGATTTTTGAGCCTGATGATCCCGATGATGAAGTGCTCCACATTACGTATGCTGAGATGCATGCACATGTTTGCCGCTTTGCCAATGTGCTGAAGAAGCACGGCGTCAAGAAAGGGGACAGGGTTACCATCTACCTGCCGATGATCCCGGAAGCTGCTTATGCCATGCAGGCGTGCGCCCGGATTGGTGCGGTACACTCCGTAGTGTTTGCCGGCTTTTCGCCTGACTCACTTGCTGATCGTATCCTCGATTGCGACTCCACTGTGCTGATCACGGCCGACCAGGGCGTACGCGGTAAAAAGCTGGTGCCGCTCAAAGTAAATGCAGACGCCGCGCTAGAACGCTGTCCTGATGTCTCCCATGTGTTTGTTGTGCAACGTACGGGCAACGACATCAATTGGGTAGCTGGGCGCGACTACTGGTACCACGACGAAATCACAACTGTCGACGCCAATTGCGAACCCGAAGTGATGGATGCGGAAGACCCGTTGTTCATCCTGTATACGTCTGGTTCAACCGGCAAACCCAAAGGGGTTATGCATACCACGGGCGGGTACTGCGTTTATACGTCGCTTACCCATCAGTATGTGTTTGACTACCATGATGGCGATATATTCTGGTGCACAGCCGATGTCGGCTGGATTACCGGCCATTCCTACATTGTGTATGGCCCCTTATTTAATGGCGCAACCCAGGTGTTTTTTGAAGGTGTGCCAACGTACCCGGACGCCGGCCGTTTCTGGGACGCCGTAGATCGACACAAAGTAAATATTTTCTATACCGCCCCGACAGCCATTCGTGCCTTGATGAGTAAAGGGGATGAATTTGTAACCCGCTCAGACCGCTCCTCGCTGCGGCTACTGGGTACGGTAGGTGAGCCGATTAATCCCGAAGCCTGGCGCTGGTATTACGAAGTTGTCGGCAAAGGCGGCTGCCCGATTATTGATACGTGGTGGCAAACAGAAACCGGCGGCATCATGATTACGCCATTGCCTGGTGCTGTGCCGCAAAAGCCGGGTTCTGCCTGTCTGCCGTTTTTCGGTATTGCCCCTGAGATTCTCGACCAGGAGGGTAACATCCTTGAAGGAGCCACGCAGGGTGTACTTGCCATTCGCGACTCCTGGCCGGGGCAAATGCGGACGGTTTACAAAAACCATAAACGCTTTGTTGAAACCTACTTCTCGACCTTTGAAGGTAAGTACTTCACGGGCGACGGTTGCCGGCGCGATGAAGACGGCTACTACTGGATTACGGGCCGCGTAGACGATGTACTCAACGTATCGGGTCACCGCCTCGGCACCGCAGAAGTGGAGAGCGCGCTTGTGTCATACGATGACGTAGCTGAAGCAGCCGTTGTCGGCTTCCCGCACGACATCAAAGGGCAGGGCATCTACTGCTATGTGACCTTGAATGCCGGCACCAAAGCCACAGACGACCTCCGTGCTACCCTGATTGCACACGTACGTACGCAAATTGGTCCGATCGCCAAACCCGACTTTATCCAGTTTACCAATGCGCTGCCGAAAACGCGGTCTGGTAAAATTATGCGGCGTATCCTGAGAAAAATTGCGGCTAACGACCACGAAAACCTGGGAGACACCAGTACGCTTGCAGACCCCACCGTTGTGGAATCACTGGTTGATTCCCGTTTGAACCGATAG